The Chryseobacterium sp. 52 genome includes a region encoding these proteins:
- a CDS encoding efflux RND transporter periplasmic adaptor subunit yields MKTKNKKWLYWIIGGIMVLGAVWYFFVREEEVKIQLETVRPEMGEISNSITATGTVQPVDTVAVGTQVSGIIKKTYVDFNSTVKKGQLLATLDPDLLQFQSEQIKANLQNAKSNLAYNNINFNRQSQLYKVGAISKADFDNATNQYNAAKAQVNSVNAQLSTANKNLSLTNIYSPIDGTVLNRNVSEGQTVASSFSTPTLFSIAKDLTKMQVRASVDEADIGNVKVGQKATFTVDAFPDEIFKGEVSEVRLHPTVSSNVVNYTTIINADNSSLKLKPGMTANITIYTQVLENIMKIPSAATSFRPDSIIVKKYKVNSPFANGKHGKGQRKKQNPDTANKNDEAAVWIIGKDSTISRKKIKTGMDNDTEIQVISGLNTTDNIITGYKVLSKKSSGNAAKSPFMPQRRGGGGSGSKNSGGGGPR; encoded by the coding sequence ATGAAAACAAAGAATAAAAAATGGCTGTACTGGATCATCGGTGGCATTATGGTGCTTGGAGCTGTCTGGTATTTTTTCGTCAGAGAAGAAGAAGTAAAAATTCAGCTGGAAACGGTACGCCCTGAAATGGGTGAGATTTCAAACTCCATTACGGCCACCGGAACTGTACAGCCTGTAGATACTGTTGCTGTGGGTACTCAGGTATCGGGGATTATCAAAAAAACATATGTTGATTTCAATTCTACTGTAAAAAAAGGGCAACTTTTGGCAACTTTAGATCCTGATCTCCTCCAGTTTCAGTCGGAACAGATTAAGGCGAATCTTCAAAATGCAAAAAGCAATCTGGCGTATAATAATATCAATTTCAACCGTCAGTCACAGCTGTATAAAGTAGGTGCCATCAGTAAAGCCGATTTTGATAATGCTACCAACCAGTATAATGCCGCCAAGGCACAGGTAAATTCTGTAAATGCACAGCTTTCTACGGCCAACAAAAACCTTTCGCTTACCAATATTTATTCTCCTATTGACGGAACCGTGCTCAACAGAAATGTCAGTGAAGGGCAGACGGTAGCTTCAAGTTTCAGTACTCCTACCCTTTTCAGTATCGCAAAGGACCTTACTAAGATGCAGGTTCGTGCTTCGGTAGACGAAGCTGATATCGGGAATGTAAAAGTAGGTCAGAAAGCTACGTTTACCGTAGATGCTTTTCCGGATGAAATTTTCAAAGGCGAGGTTTCAGAAGTGCGGCTTCATCCCACTGTATCTTCAAATGTGGTAAATTATACAACAATTATTAATGCTGACAATTCCAGCTTAAAGCTAAAACCAGGAATGACGGCAAATATCACCATATACACTCAGGTTCTTGAAAATATCATGAAGATACCTTCAGCAGCAACCAGCTTCAGACCGGACAGTATTATCGTAAAAAAATATAAGGTCAATTCTCCTTTTGCCAATGGAAAACACGGAAAGGGACAAAGAAAAAAACAAAATCCGGATACAGCCAATAAGAACGATGAAGCAGCTGTCTGGATTATCGGCAAAGACAGTACGATCTCACGTAAAAAAATAAAAACAGGGATGGATAATGACACAGAAATTCAGGTGATCTCAGGACTGAATACAACCGACAATATCATCACAGGTTATAAAGTTTTATCTAAAAAATCTTCCGGAAATGCAGCAAAAAGTCCGTTTATGCCTCAGAGAAGAGGTGGCGGTGGAAGTGGCAGCAAAAATAGTGGCGGGGGTGGCCCAAGATAA
- a CDS encoding polyprenyl synthetase family protein: protein MEFLDRYQQIVAEAITKYTFKDKPAELYDPMNYIISHGGKRLRPIMVLMACDLFGGDLRQAIKPALAIEFFHNFTLIHDDIMDEAPLRRNKPTIHTLHGINVGILSGDGLMLKAYKFFEDLEPEIFKACIRIFTHTGLLLCEGQQYDINFETQEDVTYDDYIRMITYKTGVLSASSFEIGALIARANFKDAKAIFNFGKHIGIAFQIMDDYLDVFGDQAQFGKKHAGDIYENKKTILYLLAREHATEEERKELDHWYGKKTDNIDKVYGVEKIFRRTKVDEKALRLIQKHNEIGQSYLEKINIPEEKKKPFAELANYLLRRES, encoded by the coding sequence ATGGAATTTTTAGACAGATACCAGCAGATTGTTGCTGAAGCTATTACTAAGTACACCTTTAAAGACAAGCCTGCAGAACTTTATGATCCGATGAATTACATCATTTCCCACGGTGGAAAGCGTCTTCGTCCTATCATGGTATTAATGGCTTGTGACCTGTTCGGAGGAGACCTTAGACAGGCTATAAAACCTGCGCTGGCGATTGAATTTTTCCATAATTTCACGCTGATCCATGATGATATTATGGATGAAGCTCCTTTGAGAAGAAATAAACCCACCATCCATACCCTTCACGGAATCAATGTTGGAATTCTTTCCGGAGACGGACTGATGTTGAAGGCTTATAAATTTTTTGAAGATCTTGAGCCTGAAATTTTCAAGGCGTGTATCAGGATCTTTACCCATACAGGACTTCTTCTATGCGAAGGACAGCAGTATGATATCAATTTTGAGACTCAGGAAGATGTAACGTATGATGATTACATCAGAATGATTACTTACAAAACCGGAGTGCTGAGTGCCTCTTCTTTTGAAATAGGAGCCCTTATTGCAAGAGCTAATTTTAAAGATGCCAAAGCTATTTTCAATTTTGGAAAACACATCGGTATCGCTTTCCAGATCATGGATGATTATCTTGATGTATTCGGAGATCAGGCGCAGTTTGGGAAAAAACATGCCGGAGATATTTATGAAAATAAAAAAACGATTCTTTATCTTCTGGCGAGAGAACACGCTACAGAAGAAGAAAGAAAAGAGCTGGATCACTGGTATGGCAAAAAGACCGATAATATTGATAAAGTATACGGGGTAGAAAAGATCTTCAGAAGAACAAAAGTAGACGAGAAAGCATTGCGTCTGATCCAAAAACATAATGAGATTGGGCAGAGCTATCTGGAGAAAATCAATATCCCTGAAGAAAAGAAAAAACCTTTTGCTGAACTGGCTAATTACCTGTTGAGAAGAGAAAGCTAA
- a CDS encoding DUF2461 domain-containing protein: protein MTASISPKTFDFLKKLTKNNNREWFTENKNLYTESQENVIAFLDEVIKEMAEFDEELGKLDGKKSLFRIYRDTRFSKDKIPYKTNFGASLGMGKGSQKGGYYLHMEPGKSFLAGGIYMPESAALKEVRKEISLYGEDFLKVINNKDFKKHFPELDQDDKLKKVPQGFDKEDPMGDYLKLKNFIVVYSQKDEEVLDQNAAKNMTKIFKLMKPFNDFLNTPFL from the coding sequence ATGACAGCCTCCATCTCTCCAAAAACATTTGATTTTCTAAAAAAATTAACTAAAAACAATAACCGCGAATGGTTTACTGAAAATAAAAATCTATATACGGAATCTCAGGAAAATGTGATTGCTTTTCTTGATGAAGTGATTAAAGAAATGGCAGAATTTGATGAAGAACTTGGAAAGCTAGATGGCAAAAAATCACTGTTCAGAATTTACAGGGATACGCGATTTTCAAAAGATAAAATACCTTATAAAACGAATTTCGGAGCCTCTTTGGGCATGGGTAAAGGAAGTCAGAAAGGCGGCTATTATCTTCATATGGAACCCGGAAAATCTTTTCTGGCAGGTGGTATTTATATGCCTGAATCTGCTGCATTGAAAGAAGTGCGGAAGGAAATTTCGTTGTATGGGGAAGATTTCCTTAAGGTCATCAACAACAAGGATTTTAAAAAACATTTTCCGGAACTGGATCAGGATGACAAATTGAAAAAGGTTCCTCAGGGATTTGATAAAGAGGACCCGATGGGAGACTATTTAAAATTGAAAAATTTCATTGTGGTTTATTCCCAAAAAGACGAGGAAGTTTTAGATCAGAATGCCGCAAAAAATATGACGAAGATATTTAAACTGATGAAGCCTTTCAATGACTTTCTGAATACCCCTTTCCTTTAG
- a CDS encoding ABC transporter ATP-binding protein, which yields MTEKILDIIDLKRQFKMGEEIVHALKGVSFSVQRGEFVTIMGSSGSGKSTLLNILGCLDKPSAGDYILDGVNVKNLDRDELAVLRNQKIGFVFQAYNLLARTTAKENVELPLLYNSKVSTEEREKRSLQALAAVKLENRVDHLPNQMSGGQQQRVAIARALVNEPVMILADEATGNLDTRTSYEIMALMQDLHKQGRTIVFVTHEPDIAAFSTRTVTLRDGKVIKDVQNENIRSAKEALDNLPVNDDYQ from the coding sequence ATGACAGAAAAAATTCTGGACATTATAGACCTGAAACGGCAATTCAAAATGGGCGAAGAAATTGTTCATGCTTTAAAAGGAGTTAGTTTTTCAGTGCAGAGAGGTGAATTTGTAACCATCATGGGAAGCAGTGGTTCGGGAAAATCTACCCTGTTGAATATTCTGGGGTGCCTGGACAAACCTTCAGCCGGAGATTATATTCTGGATGGCGTAAATGTTAAAAATCTTGACCGTGATGAACTGGCTGTTTTAAGAAATCAAAAGATCGGTTTTGTTTTCCAGGCATATAATCTTCTTGCAAGAACAACAGCAAAGGAGAATGTAGAACTTCCGCTTCTTTACAATTCAAAGGTATCGACAGAAGAGCGGGAAAAAAGATCATTACAGGCTCTTGCGGCCGTTAAATTAGAAAACAGGGTCGATCATCTGCCTAATCAGATGTCAGGCGGACAACAGCAAAGGGTAGCCATTGCCAGAGCTCTCGTCAACGAACCTGTTATGATTTTAGCTGATGAAGCCACAGGAAATCTTGATACCAGAACATCCTATGAAATCATGGCACTGATGCAGGATCTTCACAAACAGGGAAGAACCATCGTATTTGTTACCCACGAACCTGATATCGCGGCTTTCAGTACCAGAACAGTAACGCTGCGAGACGGAAAAGTGATTAAAGATGTCCAAAATGAAAATATCAGATCCGCTAAAGAAGCGCTGGACAATCTTCCGGTCAATGATGACTATCAATAG
- a CDS encoding ABC transporter permease, translated as MNLSNLFRIAWKALLRNKLRAFLTMLGIIIGVASVIAMTAIGEGSKKSISDQLSSMGSNMITIRPSSNINVSGGARIGASGLQTLKAQDADAISKGAPDVSYVSPAVQTNGQTINGPNNWPTQLQGVNEEYFEIRDWTISDGNLFTKKDVTASNKVCLLGQTVYTNLFPNGEDPVGAVIRFNKVPMKVIGVLAAKGSNAFGQDQDDVIIAPFNTVQRRFLGITYVQTIYASSTNENTSQQATDQVSDILRKQHKLPVDGSNDDFSVRTQAELISTMSSTSQLLTVLLSAIAGISLMVGGIGIMNIMYVSVTERTKEIGLRMSIGARGKDILYQFLIEAVLISITGGIIGVLLGVLTSELVTFFLSWPTFITESSIVVSFIVCAVTGVFFGYYPALKASKLDPIEALRYE; from the coding sequence ATGAATCTCTCAAATCTCTTCCGAATTGCCTGGAAAGCCCTTTTACGAAACAAGCTCCGTGCATTTCTTACCATGCTCGGGATTATTATCGGTGTTGCTTCCGTCATTGCCATGACTGCCATCGGGGAAGGTTCCAAAAAAAGCATCAGCGATCAGCTTTCATCGATGGGCTCCAATATGATTACGATCCGTCCGTCCAGCAACATTAATGTTTCAGGAGGGGCAAGAATAGGCGCCTCAGGATTGCAGACCCTGAAAGCTCAGGATGCAGATGCCATTTCAAAAGGAGCTCCGGATGTTTCTTATGTTTCGCCAGCAGTACAGACCAACGGACAAACCATCAACGGGCCCAACAACTGGCCTACCCAGCTCCAGGGAGTAAATGAAGAGTATTTCGAAATCAGGGACTGGACTATTTCAGATGGCAACCTTTTTACCAAAAAAGATGTTACTGCTTCCAATAAGGTATGCCTTTTGGGACAAACGGTGTATACCAATTTATTCCCAAACGGTGAAGATCCTGTGGGTGCAGTCATCAGATTCAATAAAGTACCGATGAAAGTGATTGGTGTTCTCGCAGCAAAAGGATCCAATGCATTTGGCCAGGATCAGGATGATGTGATTATAGCCCCGTTCAATACCGTACAGAGAAGGTTTTTAGGAATTACCTATGTACAGACGATTTACGCTTCGTCTACCAATGAAAATACGTCTCAGCAGGCGACAGATCAGGTATCGGATATCCTGAGAAAGCAGCACAAACTTCCTGTTGACGGAAGCAATGATGATTTTTCAGTGAGAACCCAGGCTGAACTTATTTCTACCATGAGTTCCACCAGCCAGCTGTTAACTGTACTTTTATCTGCCATCGCAGGAATTTCCTTAATGGTAGGAGGAATCGGAATCATGAATATCATGTACGTTTCGGTCACGGAGAGAACGAAGGAAATAGGCCTCAGAATGTCTATTGGTGCAAGGGGAAAAGATATACTGTATCAGTTTCTTATTGAAGCTGTACTTATCAGTATCACCGGGGGAATCATAGGGGTTCTTCTGGGTGTTTTAACATCAGAACTGGTTACTTTTTTCCTTTCATGGCCTACGTTCATTACAGAATCTTCCATTGTAGTTTCTTTCATTGTATGCGCCGTAACAGGTGTATTCTTTGGATATTATCCGGCTCTGAAAGCTTCAAAACTTGATCCTATTGAGGCACTGAGATATGAATAG
- a CDS encoding DUF47 domain-containing protein gives MGIGNIFHAFQPKDKIFFVLFEKVTENLVAMSEDFNNGIKDFDLNDDTMLKRMSDYEHKNDELTHEIFIELGKNFITPFDREDIHTLATGLDDIADYIYASTKYIFLYKSPEMKAYSDFSLLIHKACLEIQNAMKNLKGFKNMDQVKEACIKVNSIENIADDLLSNSMVDLFETNDAINIIKVSSVLNYLEIVTDKAEDVANTIENIMIKYA, from the coding sequence ATGGGAATTGGTAATATTTTCCACGCTTTTCAACCAAAAGATAAAATCTTCTTTGTACTTTTTGAAAAAGTAACGGAGAATCTAGTTGCAATGTCGGAAGACTTTAACAACGGTATCAAAGATTTCGATCTTAACGACGATACGATGTTAAAAAGAATGAGCGACTACGAACACAAAAATGATGAACTTACCCATGAGATCTTCATTGAATTAGGGAAAAACTTCATTACACCGTTCGACCGTGAAGATATTCACACACTGGCAACGGGCCTTGATGATATCGCTGATTACATCTACGCTTCCACAAAATACATTTTCTTGTATAAGTCGCCTGAAATGAAGGCTTATTCAGATTTCTCACTCCTGATCCACAAAGCATGTCTGGAGATCCAGAATGCCATGAAAAACCTTAAAGGGTTCAAGAATATGGACCAGGTAAAAGAAGCTTGTATCAAAGTAAACTCTATTGAAAACATTGCAGATGATCTGCTTTCCAATTCAATGGTAGATTTATTTGAAACCAATGATGCCATTAACATTATCAAAGTTTCATCTGTACTTAATTATCTTGAAATAGTAACTGACAAAGCAGAGGATGTTGCCAACACGATTGAGAACATCATGATTAAATACGCTTAA
- a CDS encoding DEAD/DEAH box helicase: MNLFTESNLSPDILKAVGELGYESPTEIQKQTIPFILSDIRDLIALAQTGTGKTAAFSLPILDMIDETSRKIQFLVLCPTRELCLQISKDIKNYSKYMKDIKTTAVYGGSSIMDQIRSLKDKPQIIVGTPGRVIDLINRKALDFSAIHWLVLDEADEMLSMGFKDELETILRETPDTKQTFLFSATMNKEVERISKNYLTNPHRISVGSINEVKKNIKHEYYVVGYRQKKEALKRLIDANPNQYSILFCRTRMETQEVADFLMQNGYAADALHGDLSQAQRDTVMKKFRLKNIDILVATDVAARGLDVNSLTHVIHYSLPDDPEVFVHRSGRTGRAGKDGISISLIKPEESRKLKQIKSTTKIEIVEKFIPTGDDIIKAQVGGVFEKLFAEHAEDVFEFNDSLIPDLTAFTKEELVHKLLQFQLKDLALYYKDKHDLAEQKLSSRDDDYSRRDRGRDRDRDRGRDRDRGDRDVRGSRDGGRDRGGKPRRKDENMVRFFFNLGKKDQLKKLDVLDIINKATSPAGGSKKRAEIGDIEILEKFSFFEIEKSFKGELLNNIASMKFKGKDMRAEEAN, encoded by the coding sequence ATGAATTTATTTACGGAGTCCAATTTAAGTCCTGACATCCTTAAGGCAGTTGGCGAACTGGGTTACGAAAGCCCGACAGAAATCCAAAAACAGACTATCCCTTTCATTCTTTCAGATATTCGCGATTTGATCGCACTTGCGCAGACAGGGACAGGCAAAACAGCAGCGTTTTCGCTTCCGATTTTGGATATGATTGACGAAACGAGTCGCAAAATCCAATTTTTGGTGCTTTGTCCGACACGGGAATTATGTCTTCAGATTTCTAAAGACATAAAAAATTATTCTAAATACATGAAAGACATCAAAACCACAGCGGTTTATGGTGGAAGCAGTATTATGGATCAGATTCGTTCTCTAAAGGACAAGCCGCAAATTATTGTGGGTACTCCGGGAAGAGTAATCGACCTTATTAACAGAAAAGCACTTGATTTTTCTGCTATTCATTGGTTAGTTTTAGACGAAGCTGATGAAATGCTTTCTATGGGTTTCAAAGATGAATTGGAAACAATTTTAAGAGAAACACCGGATACAAAGCAAACTTTCTTATTCTCGGCAACGATGAATAAAGAAGTGGAGAGAATTTCTAAAAATTATCTTACCAACCCACACCGTATTTCTGTAGGTTCTATTAACGAGGTTAAAAAGAACATTAAGCATGAATATTATGTGGTAGGGTACCGTCAGAAAAAAGAGGCTCTTAAGAGGCTTATTGATGCCAACCCGAACCAGTATTCTATTCTTTTCTGTAGAACAAGAATGGAAACTCAGGAGGTTGCTGATTTTCTGATGCAGAATGGTTATGCGGCAGATGCACTTCACGGTGATCTTTCACAGGCTCAGAGAGATACGGTAATGAAGAAATTCAGACTGAAAAACATTGACATCCTTGTAGCGACTGACGTTGCAGCAAGAGGTTTGGATGTAAACTCTCTAACGCACGTTATCCATTATTCTTTACCTGATGATCCGGAAGTATTCGTTCACAGAAGTGGAAGAACGGGTAGAGCTGGAAAAGACGGTATTTCAATTTCTTTAATTAAGCCTGAAGAAAGCAGAAAATTAAAGCAGATAAAATCGACAACGAAAATCGAAATCGTAGAAAAATTTATTCCAACAGGTGATGATATTATCAAAGCTCAGGTTGGAGGAGTTTTTGAAAAGTTATTTGCAGAACATGCAGAAGATGTATTTGAATTTAATGATAGCTTAATTCCTGATTTAACTGCGTTTACAAAAGAAGAGTTGGTTCATAAGCTATTACAGTTCCAATTAAAAGATCTTGCTTTGTACTACAAAGATAAGCATGACCTTGCTGAGCAGAAACTGAGCAGCAGAGATGATGACTATTCAAGAAGAGACAGAGGACGCGATAGAGACAGAGATAGAGGAAGAGACCGTGATCGTGGTGACCGTGACGTAAGAGGAAGCAGAGATGGTGGAAGAGACCGTGGCGGAAAACCTAGAAGAAAAGATGAAAACATGGTACGATTCTTCTTCAACCTAGGGAAAAAAGATCAATTGAAAAAACTTGATGTTTTAGATATTATTAATAAAGCGACTTCACCAGCTGGAGGAAGCAAAAAAAGAGCAGAAATTGGTGATATTGAAATTTTAGAGAAATTCTCTTTCTTTGAAATTGAAAAATCATTTAAAGGAGAGCTTTTGAATAATATTGCATCAATGAAATTCAAAGGAAAAGATATGAGAGCTGAAGAAGCAAATTAA
- a CDS encoding GSCFA domain-containing protein, whose product MKFRTEVNIPESEKKMDVEDKIFSIGSCFASEMTDLLGQGQLQTVNNPFGTLFNPFSISNAVKRLHDSEFYTEDELITFNDEFISLDHHSSFDRRYIHQTLDKINADIEVGNRFLQDAGWVIITYGTSFIYEFIPKKKLAANCHKIPNKFFEKRMLSHQELMDSIYNTVLNLKDICRDDVQILFTVSPVRHTKDGMIENQLSKSKLITAVHEAVSQLENCHYLPVYEILMDDLRDYRFYKEDLIHPTSQAVNYIFDKFGEAYFSEETKSFIKENFKINKALEHRTEDEKDPKYIEFKEKLKMRIEAQREKVRHKIFSND is encoded by the coding sequence ATGAAATTCAGAACTGAAGTTAACATTCCGGAGTCGGAGAAGAAGATGGATGTTGAAGATAAAATATTTTCAATAGGCTCCTGCTTTGCTTCAGAAATGACAGATCTGTTGGGTCAGGGTCAGCTTCAGACCGTCAATAATCCTTTCGGAACCCTGTTTAATCCTTTTTCAATCAGTAATGCCGTTAAAAGGCTTCATGATTCAGAATTTTACACAGAGGATGAACTGATTACTTTTAACGATGAATTCATATCGCTGGATCACCACAGCAGCTTTGACAGAAGATATATCCATCAGACTCTGGACAAGATCAATGCAGACATAGAAGTTGGAAACAGATTTCTTCAGGATGCCGGATGGGTGATTATCACGTATGGGACTTCATTTATTTATGAATTTATCCCGAAGAAAAAACTGGCGGCCAACTGCCACAAGATTCCGAATAAATTTTTCGAAAAGAGAATGCTTTCGCATCAGGAATTAATGGATTCTATCTATAATACGGTTCTCAACCTGAAAGATATCTGCAGGGATGATGTACAGATCCTGTTTACGGTATCTCCGGTCCGCCATACAAAAGACGGAATGATTGAAAACCAGTTGAGCAAATCCAAACTAATTACTGCCGTTCATGAGGCTGTTTCGCAGCTGGAAAACTGCCATTATCTGCCCGTGTATGAAATATTGATGGATGATCTCCGTGACTACCGTTTTTATAAGGAAGACCTGATTCATCCCACGTCACAGGCTGTCAATTATATCTTCGATAAGTTCGGAGAAGCCTATTTCTCAGAGGAGACTAAAAGTTTTATCAAAGAAAATTTTAAGATCAATAAAGCACTGGAGCATAGAACGGAAGATGAAAAAGATCCGAAGTATATTGAGTTTAAAGAAAAGCTGAAGATGAGAATTGAAGCTCAGAGAGAAAAGGTAAGGCATAAAATATTTTCAAATGATTGA
- a CDS encoding TolC family protein — MERKFFFLIFLSATLEIFAQTSRYPTVWTLENCIDYAKENNISINALRLSKNASEQDLLQAKEAKYPNLSGNVSQGLFALNGSNGLHLNGAQSQSIGANSSMTLYHAGYIKNNESSKNLQVQMADLSVQEAENNITLSITQAFLNILMVQENIISLESILKTTQTQLKQGGQFYKAGNISKLNYLQIQAQVAQDEYNLISAQNSLRTGSVNLKQLLQLPSSYDFQIAKPDTVQVEDHLKSLQESQDQAQNQRPEVKYGELNIENSNTNLKMAQASIQPTLNLTGNISTNYSNGNGSYFNQVGNNFYMPVGLSLGIPIYNNRIYKTEIEKSKIAIEQANLELQNTKTILNQQVEQSYISLQNSLSQYDSALKQMDLNQQSYDIVNAQMKIGSIDYVQLQQQRLLYIQSVQNYLQAKYTAVLNKQIYEFYAGNPITLK; from the coding sequence ATGGAACGCAAATTTTTCTTTTTGATATTCCTGTCCGCTACCCTTGAAATATTTGCACAGACATCCCGCTATCCAACGGTATGGACACTGGAAAACTGCATTGATTATGCAAAAGAAAACAATATTTCAATTAACGCTCTAAGACTGTCAAAAAATGCATCAGAACAAGATCTTTTACAGGCAAAAGAAGCCAAATATCCGAATCTTAGCGGAAATGTTTCTCAGGGACTTTTTGCTTTAAACGGAAGTAACGGCCTGCACCTTAACGGAGCACAGTCGCAGAGCATTGGAGCCAATTCTTCTATGACACTTTACCATGCCGGCTACATCAAAAATAATGAATCTTCTAAAAATCTTCAGGTCCAGATGGCAGATCTTTCTGTACAGGAAGCAGAAAATAATATCACTTTAAGCATTACCCAGGCTTTTCTGAATATCCTCATGGTTCAGGAAAATATAATTTCTCTTGAAAGCATTTTAAAAACGACCCAGACGCAGCTCAAACAAGGGGGCCAGTTTTATAAAGCCGGAAATATTTCAAAGCTGAACTATCTTCAGATTCAGGCACAGGTAGCTCAGGATGAATATAATCTGATTTCCGCACAGAACAGTCTGCGTACCGGCTCCGTTAACCTTAAACAACTGTTACAGCTTCCGTCATCTTATGATTTTCAGATTGCCAAACCTGACACCGTTCAGGTTGAAGATCATTTAAAATCTCTGCAGGAATCCCAGGATCAGGCACAGAATCAACGTCCGGAAGTAAAATATGGAGAACTGAATATTGAAAATTCCAATACCAATCTCAAAATGGCTCAGGCTTCCATACAGCCTACATTGAACTTAACCGGAAATATTTCAACTAATTATTCCAACGGAAACGGAAGCTATTTTAATCAGGTGGGAAATAATTTTTATATGCCAGTCGGATTAAGCCTTGGAATCCCTATCTATAATAACCGGATCTATAAAACAGAAATTGAAAAATCAAAAATAGCTATCGAACAAGCCAATCTGGAGCTGCAGAATACCAAAACCATCCTTAATCAGCAAGTGGAGCAGTCTTACATAAGTCTACAGAATTCACTGTCACAGTATGATTCTGCATTAAAACAAATGGATCTCAACCAGCAGAGCTATGATATTGTGAATGCACAGATGAAGATAGGAAGTATAGATTATGTACAGCTCCAGCAACAGCGGCTTCTTTATATTCAGTCTGTTCAAAATTATCTGCAGGCAAAATATACGGCGGTTCTCAATAAACAGATCTATGAATTCTACGCAGGTAACCCTATAACTCTCAAGTAA
- a CDS encoding inorganic phosphate transporter has product MEFPILLTVIIALALIFDYINGFHDAANSIATIVSTKVLTPFQAVLWAALWNFAAFFLAAYVIGEFRIGNTIAKTVNENFITLEVIFSGLLAAIAWNLLTWWFGIPSSSSHTLIGGFLGAALMHAFTLDYHDVVASQPDLGLFDTLKLAFHQLTTQSVVKFDKVIPIFLFIFMAPIIGMVISIIITLIIVHIYKRSNPYKADQSFKRLQLVSSALFSVGHGLNDAQKVMGIIGAALIYYHVEMLHDPVYLNIPSAGRFDYFAQHYLWVPLVSFLAIGLGTMSGGWKIIKTMGTKITKVTPLEGVSAETAGAITLFITDQLSIPVSTTHTITGSIIGVGLTKRISAVRWGITVSLLWAWVLTIPISAIVAGITYLVVTFLT; this is encoded by the coding sequence ATGGAATTTCCGATTTTACTTACGGTTATTATTGCTCTGGCTTTAATTTTCGATTATATTAATGGTTTTCATGATGCAGCCAATTCAATTGCGACGATTGTTTCAACAAAAGTTTTAACGCCTTTCCAGGCTGTACTCTGGGCCGCTCTTTGGAATTTTGCAGCGTTCTTCCTGGCAGCCTATGTGATAGGTGAATTCAGAATAGGAAATACCATTGCCAAAACGGTTAATGAAAATTTTATCACCCTTGAGGTTATATTTTCAGGTCTGTTGGCAGCAATTGCGTGGAACCTTCTGACGTGGTGGTTTGGTATTCCATCTTCATCTTCTCATACGCTGATTGGAGGATTTCTGGGTGCTGCTTTAATGCATGCTTTTACACTGGATTATCATGATGTTGTAGCTTCACAGCCAGACCTTGGATTATTCGATACTTTAAAACTTGCTTTTCATCAGCTGACCACCCAGAGTGTGGTGAAATTTGATAAAGTAATTCCTATTTTCCTGTTCATTTTCATGGCACCGATAATAGGGATGGTGATCTCGATCATCATTACATTAATTATTGTTCACATTTATAAAAGATCAAACCCGTATAAAGCAGATCAGTCTTTCAAAAGATTACAGCTGGTTTCTTCAGCACTTTTCAGTGTTGGACACGGTCTGAATGATGCTCAGAAAGTAATGGGGATCATTGGAGCTGCCCTGATCTATTATCATGTGGAGATGCTGCATGACCCTGTTTATCTTAATATACCATCTGCAGGTCGTTTTGACTACTTTGCCCAGCATTATCTTTGGGTTCCGTTAGTGTCATTCCTTGCGATTGGTTTAGGGACAATGAGTGGTGGCTGGAAGATCATCAAAACAATGGGAACGAAGATTACAAAAGTAACTCCACTGGAAGGGGTAAGTGCTGAAACTGCAGGAGCGATTACGCTTTTTATTACCGATCAGCTGAGTATTCCGGTATCTACAACCCATACGATTACAGGTTCTATCATCGGGGTAGGATTAACGAAAAGAATTTCTGCCGTGAGATGGGGAATTACAGTGAGCCTTCTTTGGGCTTGGGTACTGACGATTCCGATTTCAGCAATTGTTGCAGGAATTACTTACCTTGTCGTAACATTTCTAACTTAA